One region of Collinsella aerofaciens ATCC 25986 genomic DNA includes:
- a CDS encoding 4Fe-4S dicluster domain-containing protein: protein MNRFIDINPERCIGCGTCQSACADAHRMQGLQDTPRLALVKTGGISAALACHHCEGAPCAEVCPVNAIEHDGDRIHVKEQECIGCRLCAIACPFGAIHPDGTSIAGVAGMCDPTPSYPKSLSSLLTWAPGQYTCAVKCDLCAFDPDGPHCVAACPTKALTVMGGAADRELDEAKRLRSIENGPVVDATAVAQGLSEKAEGSVNNG from the coding sequence ATGAACCGCTTCATCGACATCAACCCGGAGAGGTGCATCGGCTGCGGAACATGCCAGTCCGCCTGTGCCGACGCCCACCGGATGCAGGGTCTTCAGGATACGCCGCGCCTGGCGCTCGTGAAGACCGGCGGTATTTCGGCCGCCCTTGCCTGCCACCATTGCGAGGGTGCCCCCTGCGCCGAGGTTTGCCCGGTGAATGCCATCGAGCACGATGGCGACCGCATCCACGTCAAGGAGCAGGAGTGCATCGGGTGCAGGCTGTGCGCCATCGCGTGCCCCTTCGGAGCCATCCATCCCGATGGCACGTCTATCGCCGGTGTCGCAGGCATGTGCGACCCGACGCCTTCGTATCCTAAGTCCCTGAGCAGCCTGCTTACGTGGGCTCCTGGCCAGTACACCTGCGCTGTCAAGTGCGACCTGTGCGCATTCGATCCGGACGGCCCGCATTGTGTGGCGGCGTGCCCCACCAAGGCGCTTACCGTCATGGGCGGCGCGGCCGATCGCGAGCTCGACGAGGCCAAGCGCCTGCGCTCGATCGAAAACGGTCCGGTCGTCGACGCTACCGCTGTGGCCCAGGGCCTGTCCGAGAAAGCAGAAGGGAGCGTAAACAATGGATAG
- the hyfB gene encoding hydrogenase 4 subunit B: protein MDSMTLFIASLAVSCIGALASVLLIKADNAAKTAGCLIGAVAAVLSFIAGLEAVLGDVSSLNTVFFFPFARLELLLNGLAGLIVVLISILAFAGFIYGLSYFDEYPGKVGRAGFFMNTFVASMMLVITADNVFWFLVAFELMSLTSYFLVVIEENKNSIKGGWLYFVIAHVGFVLIMASFLLMTNGVGGSFSFSDFRTHDFGPAISSVCFVLAFFGFGAKAGIIPLHSWLPQAHPEAPSNVSALMSGGMIKIGILGILKVGLDLLAGSGVQLWWGLMVLVFGSISSVLGVVYALHEHDIKRLLAYHSVENIGIILLGVGASMTAHALGNDVIATIALMAALYHTLNHAMFKGELFLGAGSLLYATGTRNMEKMGGLFRRMPVTAVCFLIGALAISAIPPLNGFVSEWFTYQSLFNISTLSDPVVMVFAVASAAALAITGALAVTCFVKAYGVSFASSPRSQEAANAKESPAPMLFSQMLLAAICVVLGIGSPVIAPVLGDVAQSVLAGSAVTATSGVSLVNEISGAATSTPAIAIALVVLTGLAFALRSCLGAKAPAKKTDPWACGYEPNEHMPVVATSFASDVELFMGPLYTLREVCTKICWSIAHVFQKLTGVAQGVEPLPDRFLVDAPSEGADKLAGLASKIEGGNYSVYICYIVAALVVFLVLAVVMV from the coding sequence ATGGATAGCATGACGCTGTTTATCGCATCGCTTGCCGTCTCGTGCATCGGTGCGCTCGCCTCGGTTCTGCTGATCAAGGCCGATAACGCCGCCAAGACCGCCGGCTGCCTTATCGGCGCCGTCGCGGCCGTGCTGTCGTTCATCGCGGGCCTCGAGGCCGTGCTTGGCGACGTTTCGTCCCTCAACACGGTCTTCTTCTTCCCGTTCGCCCGTCTCGAGCTCTTGCTTAACGGCCTTGCGGGCCTGATCGTGGTCCTCATCTCGATCCTCGCCTTTGCGGGCTTCATCTACGGTCTGTCCTACTTCGACGAGTACCCGGGCAAGGTCGGGCGCGCCGGCTTCTTCATGAACACCTTCGTCGCCTCGATGATGCTCGTCATCACCGCCGACAACGTGTTCTGGTTCCTGGTCGCCTTTGAGCTCATGTCCCTTACGAGCTACTTCCTTGTCGTCATTGAGGAAAACAAGAACTCCATCAAGGGCGGTTGGCTCTACTTCGTCATCGCGCACGTGGGCTTCGTCCTCATCATGGCGAGCTTCCTGCTCATGACCAACGGCGTGGGCGGTTCCTTCAGCTTCAGTGATTTCCGTACGCATGACTTTGGACCCGCCATCTCCTCCGTGTGCTTCGTCCTCGCGTTCTTCGGATTTGGCGCAAAGGCCGGTATCATCCCGCTGCACTCCTGGCTGCCCCAGGCGCACCCCGAGGCGCCGTCCAACGTGTCCGCCCTCATGTCCGGCGGCATGATCAAGATCGGCATCCTGGGAATCCTCAAGGTCGGTCTCGACCTGCTCGCGGGTTCGGGCGTCCAGCTCTGGTGGGGCCTCATGGTCCTGGTCTTTGGATCCATCTCCTCGGTCCTGGGCGTCGTCTACGCCCTCCACGAGCACGACATCAAGCGCCTGCTGGCCTATCACTCCGTCGAGAACATTGGCATCATCTTGCTCGGTGTCGGCGCGTCCATGACGGCGCACGCCCTGGGCAACGACGTCATCGCGACGATCGCGCTCATGGCCGCCCTCTACCACACGCTCAACCACGCCATGTTCAAGGGCGAGCTGTTCCTCGGCGCGGGCTCCCTGCTCTATGCCACGGGTACGCGCAACATGGAGAAGATGGGCGGTCTGTTCCGCCGCATGCCGGTCACGGCCGTCTGCTTCCTCATCGGCGCTCTTGCCATCTCGGCCATCCCGCCGCTCAACGGCTTCGTTTCCGAGTGGTTCACCTACCAGTCCCTGTTCAACATCTCGACGCTCTCCGACCCGGTCGTCATGGTGTTCGCCGTCGCCTCCGCGGCCGCGCTCGCCATCACCGGTGCCCTGGCCGTTACGTGCTTCGTGAAGGCCTACGGCGTCTCGTTCGCGAGCAGCCCGCGTTCCCAGGAGGCTGCGAACGCCAAGGAGTCCCCGGCTCCGATGTTGTTCTCGCAGATGCTCCTCGCGGCCATCTGCGTGGTGCTGGGAATCGGCTCTCCCGTCATCGCCCCGGTTCTGGGCGACGTCGCCCAGAGCGTGCTTGCCGGCTCCGCCGTCACGGCCACCTCGGGCGTGTCTCTGGTGAACGAGATTTCCGGTGCCGCCACCTCCACCCCCGCGATCGCCATCGCGCTCGTGGTCCTCACCGGCCTCGCGTTCGCGTTGAGGTCCTGCCTCGGCGCCAAGGCCCCCGCTAAGAAGACCGACCCTTGGGCGTGCGGCTACGAGCCCAACGAGCACATGCCCGTCGTCGCCACGAGCTTCGCGTCCGACGTCGAACTCTTCATGGGCCCGCTCTACACCCTGCGCGAGGTATGCACCAAGATCTGCTGGTCCATCGCGCACGTGTTCCAGAAGCTCACCGGTGTCGCCCAGGGCGTCGAGCCCCTGCCCGACCGTTTCCTGGTCGATGCACCGAGCGAGGGTGCCGACAAGCTGGCCGGCCTCGCCTCCAAGATCGAGGGCGGCAACTACTCCGTATACATCTGCTACATCGTCGCGGCGCTCGTGGTCTTCCTCGTGCTCGCCGTGGTCATGGTCTAG
- a CDS encoding respiratory chain complex I subunit 1 family protein encodes MNIVLAMAQGLVVMLVAPFFSGLARVIRAKMHNRRGPSILQDYRDLAKLMARPESVSSDSSFVLRIMPPLFLAVSFMLAMGLPMFTLQSPMPVFGDAITIMYALALSRFFFALSGVDSSNAYAGFGGIRELLMSVLIEPSMLIALFTVAIVCGSTDIATMGQHIVTGNVSSVVAVILAGVAFAAACYMELGKLPFDQAEAEQELQEGPLAELSGPSLAMMKLAMGMKQVVVVAWFTSIFIPWGEPATIGVTALVGAVVFLVKCLVDFVVCGVLENSVSRSRFKVLGNQTWAVVGIAVLAFVFVVVGV; translated from the coding sequence ATGAACATCGTTCTTGCGATGGCGCAGGGCCTCGTGGTCATGCTGGTCGCGCCCTTCTTCTCCGGCCTCGCCCGTGTGATTCGCGCGAAGATGCACAATCGCCGCGGTCCGTCCATCCTTCAGGATTACCGGGACCTCGCGAAGCTCATGGCGCGTCCCGAGTCCGTGAGTTCCGACTCGAGCTTCGTGCTGCGCATCATGCCGCCGCTGTTCCTCGCGGTGTCGTTTATGCTCGCCATGGGCCTGCCCATGTTCACGCTCCAGAGCCCCATGCCCGTCTTTGGTGACGCCATCACCATCATGTACGCGCTCGCGCTGTCCCGCTTCTTCTTCGCGCTGTCCGGCGTGGATTCCTCCAACGCCTACGCGGGCTTCGGCGGTATCCGCGAGCTCCTCATGAGCGTGCTCATCGAGCCGTCCATGCTCATCGCGCTGTTCACCGTCGCCATCGTGTGCGGCTCCACGGACATTGCGACCATGGGTCAGCACATCGTTACGGGCAACGTCTCGAGCGTCGTCGCCGTTATCCTCGCCGGCGTCGCCTTCGCGGCCGCCTGTTACATGGAGCTCGGCAAGCTTCCGTTCGATCAGGCCGAAGCCGAGCAGGAGCTCCAGGAGGGCCCGCTCGCCGAGCTCTCCGGCCCGTCCCTGGCCATGATGAAGCTCGCCATGGGCATGAAGCAGGTCGTGGTCGTCGCTTGGTTCACCTCCATCTTCATCCCCTGGGGAGAGCCCGCGACCATCGGCGTCACCGCTCTCGTGGGCGCCGTCGTCTTCCTCGTCAAGTGCCTGGTCGATTTCGTCGTCTGCGGCGTGCTCGAGAACTCCGTTTCCCGTTCGCGCTTCAAGGTGCTCGGTAACCAGACCTGGGCCGTCGTCGGCATCGCGGTCCTCGCGTTCGTCTTCGTCGTCGTAGGCGTGTAG
- a CDS encoding hydrogenase 4 subunit D: MSIESSLSLFAMVAIAVPMLGSLLIVMLPRPYAKWICAFAGGIATVASVGLAATFAGNGMNAVDVTWASMGQTLVMGFIFDRMSTLLAPAFVAIGLLVVIYSFPYMSDKNKEHPDAPRRRFYVYFSTFIGAMAGLAYSSTIVGQLVFFEITGVCSWGLISYYMTPTAKKAGMKALIITHIGALGLYIGAAFLFAGTGTFALSAISQLDSGMKTVVLLLILFAAWAKSAQFPLYMWLPSAMEAPTPVSAYLHGASMVKVGVCVFARALASAGDIPEIVGWVAIIDAVVTMLFGFLMYLPQKDMKRLLAFSTIAQLAYVFFGLGLSVFGSQMAFNGAVEHIFNHAFTKTLFFLIAGSLSFTLGTRMLPKIQGLMKKYPVTGVGFAVAATAIAGVPPMSTFFSKFQIISGGFAVGATNTVIFVLVCVMVVETVATFAWFLRWMGKVLPGEPSETVAAGQPLPRAMAFVFVVLMIMVVVAGPLSSSWMG, translated from the coding sequence ATGTCAATCGAATCGAGCTTGTCCCTCTTTGCCATGGTGGCGATCGCCGTCCCCATGCTGGGCTCCCTGCTCATCGTCATGCTGCCGCGTCCCTACGCTAAATGGATCTGCGCCTTTGCCGGCGGCATCGCCACGGTCGCTTCCGTTGGCTTGGCCGCGACGTTTGCCGGAAACGGCATGAACGCGGTCGATGTAACCTGGGCGAGTATGGGCCAGACCTTGGTCATGGGCTTCATATTCGACCGGATGAGCACGCTGCTCGCACCCGCGTTCGTCGCTATCGGCCTGCTCGTCGTCATCTATTCGTTCCCGTACATGAGCGATAAGAATAAGGAGCATCCCGACGCGCCCCGTCGTCGCTTCTACGTGTACTTCTCCACGTTCATCGGCGCCATGGCCGGTCTCGCCTACAGCTCCACCATCGTCGGCCAGCTCGTTTTCTTCGAGATCACCGGTGTGTGCTCCTGGGGCCTCATCAGCTACTACATGACGCCCACGGCCAAGAAGGCCGGTATGAAGGCGCTCATCATCACCCATATCGGCGCTCTGGGACTCTACATCGGCGCGGCCTTCCTGTTCGCCGGAACCGGCACGTTCGCGCTGAGCGCGATCTCCCAGCTCGATTCCGGTATGAAGACCGTCGTGCTGCTGCTCATCCTGTTCGCTGCTTGGGCCAAGTCCGCCCAGTTCCCGCTCTACATGTGGCTGCCCTCCGCAATGGAGGCCCCCACGCCCGTTTCCGCCTACCTTCATGGCGCGTCCATGGTTAAGGTCGGCGTGTGCGTGTTCGCCCGCGCTCTTGCGAGCGCCGGCGATATCCCCGAGATCGTCGGTTGGGTCGCCATCATCGACGCCGTCGTGACCATGCTCTTCGGCTTCCTCATGTACCTGCCCCAGAAGGATATGAAGCGCCTGCTCGCCTTCTCGACGATCGCGCAGCTCGCCTACGTGTTCTTTGGCCTGGGCCTCTCCGTGTTCGGAAGCCAGATGGCGTTTAACGGCGCCGTCGAGCACATCTTCAACCACGCGTTCACCAAGACCCTGTTCTTCCTCATCGCTGGCTCTCTCAGCTTCACGCTGGGAACCCGTATGCTGCCCAAGATCCAGGGCCTCATGAAGAAGTACCCGGTCACGGGCGTGGGCTTTGCGGTCGCCGCGACCGCTATCGCCGGCGTGCCCCCCATGAGCACGTTCTTTTCCAAGTTCCAGATCATTTCCGGTGGCTTCGCGGTTGGTGCTACCAACACGGTCATCTTTGTCCTCGTGTGCGTCATGGTCGTCGAGACCGTCGCCACCTTCGCATGGTTCCTGCGTTGGATGGGTAAGGTCCTGCCCGGTGAGCCGAGCGAGACCGTGGCCGCCGGCCAGCCCCTTCCGCGCGCCATGGCGTTCGTGTTCGTCGTCCTCATGATCATGGTCGTCGTCGCCGGTCCTCTGTCCTCTAGTTGGATGGGTTAG
- the hyfE gene encoding hydrogenase 4 membrane subunit has product MGYSLVNILGGLLIVTSTMVVVSKTIPSAIKWYAIQSVVLVGVLLTLGLTTGATELLMWAASAFVTKVILVPFILNRAYKKMGSPADSTLTSSVKPAWTIILTGLEVAICFAVVTRLSLPTAEVATPALAISFAHFFVGLTCIISQRNILKQIFGYCLMENGSHVTLALLAPTAPEIIEIGIATDAIFAVIIMSAVVVRIWNDTKSLDSHDLTELKG; this is encoded by the coding sequence ATGGGTTATTCGTTAGTCAATATCCTGGGCGGTCTTCTGATCGTGACCTCCACCATGGTGGTCGTCTCGAAGACCATCCCGTCCGCCATCAAGTGGTACGCGATCCAGTCGGTTGTCCTGGTGGGCGTGCTGCTCACCCTGGGCCTCACCACCGGTGCCACCGAGCTTCTCATGTGGGCCGCGTCGGCCTTCGTCACCAAGGTGATCCTCGTTCCGTTCATTCTCAACCGTGCCTACAAAAAGATGGGTTCGCCTGCCGATAGCACGTTGACCTCCTCCGTCAAGCCGGCCTGGACCATCATCCTCACCGGTCTGGAGGTGGCCATCTGCTTCGCGGTGGTCACGCGCCTGAGCCTGCCCACCGCTGAGGTGGCTACTCCGGCCCTCGCCATCAGCTTCGCGCACTTCTTCGTCGGCCTCACGTGCATCATCTCCCAGCGCAACATCCTCAAGCAAATCTTCGGGTACTGCCTTATGGAGAACGGTAGCCACGTGACGCTCGCCCTGCTCGCGCCCACGGCCCCCGAGATCATCGAGATCGGCATCGCCACCGACGCCATTTTCGCCGTCATCATCATGTCCGCCGTCGTCGTGAGGATCTGGAACGACACCAAGTCGCTCGACTCCCACGACCTGACCGAATTGAAGGGGTAG
- a CDS encoding hydrogenase 4 subunit F, whose amino-acid sequence MDVSMLTVALLACPLVFSLIMAALPKTTSYSVFAGLNTISVAATLVLSVVTAGTMLSSGQNIDALGLWLHLDSLSSIFVLLVGIIGFITGVYSISYIKIDIKEKTMPAERTKQYYALFSLFVFTMLLACLSNNIILTWAAVEATTLSTVFLVGIYKNKQALEASWKYAMVCTAGVAFGLFGTLLIYANAADIMPNAHEAAFLTSIMPYADQFDPMLVRLAFAFIVIGFGTKAGLFPMHTWLPDAHSQAPSPVSALLSGVLLKCAMLVIIRFYSLSIITVGDTYPRTLLLILGTLSILVAALCIFKQDDIKRRFAYSSVDNVGVVALCLGIGGPLGIAACLLHCIFHGFTKALAFCMAGNIQHIYHTRDLNKIKGVVEIAPVTAALTIIALLALAAFPPFALFISEFLTFVAGIQSGPIWVVVLVAIGLTGVYFALTGIALKSIFGKAPEGMKRHEVPALMIIPEIALAIVVMWFGIATPVAITSGVEDATSVVLNQSVEELHEAPLYRMVFSSQTKTSEVN is encoded by the coding sequence ATGGATGTTTCAATGCTGACGGTCGCCCTGCTCGCTTGTCCCCTCGTGTTCTCCCTGATTATGGCTGCGCTCCCCAAGACGACGTCCTACAGCGTCTTTGCGGGGCTCAACACCATCTCCGTCGCGGCGACCCTCGTCCTTTCGGTCGTCACCGCGGGAACCATGCTCTCGAGCGGGCAGAATATCGACGCTTTGGGCCTGTGGCTCCATCTCGATTCGCTCTCGTCGATCTTCGTCCTTCTGGTAGGCATCATCGGGTTCATCACCGGCGTGTACTCCATCTCCTATATCAAGATCGATATCAAGGAGAAGACCATGCCGGCCGAGCGCACCAAGCAGTACTACGCGCTGTTTAGCCTGTTCGTTTTCACGATGCTGCTCGCCTGCCTGTCCAACAACATCATCCTCACCTGGGCGGCGGTCGAGGCCACCACGCTGTCGACCGTGTTCCTCGTGGGCATCTACAAGAACAAGCAGGCGCTCGAGGCGTCTTGGAAGTACGCGATGGTCTGCACCGCCGGCGTGGCCTTCGGCCTGTTCGGCACGCTGCTCATCTACGCGAACGCCGCCGATATCATGCCCAACGCGCATGAGGCAGCCTTCCTCACCTCCATCATGCCCTACGCCGACCAGTTCGACCCGATGCTCGTGCGCCTCGCGTTCGCGTTCATCGTCATCGGCTTCGGCACCAAGGCGGGCCTGTTCCCCATGCACACTTGGCTGCCCGACGCGCACTCCCAGGCTCCGAGCCCGGTCTCCGCGCTGCTCTCGGGCGTGCTGCTCAAGTGCGCCATGCTGGTGATCATCCGCTTCTACTCCCTGTCCATCATCACGGTGGGCGACACCTATCCGCGTACGCTCCTGCTCATCCTGGGCACGCTGTCCATCCTGGTGGCCGCCCTGTGCATCTTCAAGCAGGACGATATCAAGCGCCGCTTCGCGTACTCCTCCGTCGACAACGTCGGCGTGGTCGCGCTGTGCCTGGGTATCGGTGGTCCGCTCGGTATCGCCGCCTGCCTGCTGCACTGCATCTTCCACGGTTTCACGAAGGCGCTCGCCTTCTGCATGGCCGGTAACATCCAGCACATCTACCACACCCGCGACCTGAACAAGATCAAGGGCGTCGTCGAGATCGCTCCCGTCACGGCAGCGCTCACCATCATCGCCCTGCTCGCGCTCGCCGCCTTCCCGCCGTTCGCCCTGTTCATCTCCGAGTTCCTCACCTTCGTGGCCGGCATCCAGTCCGGTCCCATCTGGGTGGTCGTGCTCGTGGCCATTGGCCTCACCGGCGTGTACTTTGCCCTTACCGGCATCGCGCTCAAGTCCATCTTCGGCAAGGCGCCCGAGGGCATGAAGCGCCACGAGGTGCCCGCCCTCATGATCATCCCCGAGATCGCCCTCGCGATCGTGGTCATGTGGTTCGGTATCGCCACCCCGGTCGCCATCACGAGCGGCGTCGAGGATGCAACGTCCGTCGTTTTGAACCAGAGCGTCGAAGAGCTCCACGAGGCCCCTCTCTACCGCATGGTGTTCAGTTCCCAGACCAAGACAAGTGAGGTGAATTAG